From Triticum aestivum cultivar Chinese Spring unplaced genomic scaffold, IWGSC CS RefSeq v2.1 scaffold216229, whole genome shotgun sequence, the proteins below share one genomic window:
- the LOC123179205 gene encoding pentatricopeptide repeat-containing protein At2g36240 codes for MAASRRLARKLPSIISKHQRLISPEIEILEETPEISTSPASIPLDPSLPLLPLAVSHLSPPSPLPALPAAHASSPAALLRLLRRARHHPRLAPLDLHLLLAAADASSAFRPDHRLTSLLAARLAASRRLPSLRRLLQLVLSRPCPCADDSIFACPDLLPTFRKAILAFASSGDIPAASEALASLRRAADSPLPAEFYNIILHALARLH; via the coding sequence GGAAGCTCCCCTCCATCATCTCCAAACACCAGCGCCTCATCTCGCCGGAGATCGAAATCCTAGAGGAGACCCCCGAAATCTCCACCTCGCCCGCCTCCATCCCCCTCGACCCCTCCCTGCCGCTCCTCCCGCTCGCCGTCTCCCACCTCTCGCCGCCGAGCCCCCTCCCGGCTCTCCCCGCCGCGCACGCCTCCTCCCCCGCGGCGCTCCTCCGCCTCCTGCGCCGCGCGCGGCACCACCCGCGCCTCGCGCCGCTcgacctccacctcctcctcgcggccgccgACGCCTCCTCGGCCTTCCGCCCCGACCACCGCCTCACCAGCCTCCTCGCCGCGCGCCTCGCGGCCTCCCGCCGCCTCCCCTCGCTGCGGCGCCTCCTCCAGCTCGTCCTCTCCCGGCCCTGCCCCTGCGCCGACGACTCCATCTTCGCCTGccccgacctcctccccaccttccGCAAGGCCATCCtcgccttcgcctcctccggcgACATCCCCGCGGCGTCCGAAGCCCTCGCGTCCCTCCGCCGCGCCGCGGACTCGCCCCTCCCCGCCGAGTTTTACAACATCATCCTCCACGCCCTGGCCCGTCTCCACC